In a genomic window of Candidatus Tumulicola sp.:
- a CDS encoding alkaline phosphatase family protein, which translates to MTARFIRSLAFIACVATAACGGGTGTAPPLSGGLMPAAAASPGPIQHIVMIVQENRSIDNLFATFPGVDGATYGYYLKPSGKTYVKTKVNLKERPLNGGLDINHASQAYNDACDGKDTYPKKSCDMDGFNLEGIDGANYAGTYPYQYINPNDIKQYWAFARNYGIGDHLFQTQGSGSFTAHQDLVAGGSNIDDTHCGSTKACAVIDYPSNFANWGCGATSVTVTSLLTKAGKYEPNLGPFPCLTYPTPTMRDLMDAKNVTWKYYSPPYSGDTAGAMWNAFAAISAVYNGPEWKTNVSMPECNIFSDLSGGTLPNVSWVVPEQQNSDHPSGPRSIDHGPQWVGAVINAIGKSRYWKSTAVIVVWDDWGGFYDHEPPPFFDEMGGLGFRVPLLAVSPYVAKGTISHTQYEFGSVLKFVESTFNLGSMGTTDARATSIADMFNVKQTPRSYIKVAAPASDTFCTSKQQEQIPVDRE; encoded by the coding sequence ATGACCGCTCGTTTCATCCGATCGCTTGCCTTTATCGCTTGCGTTGCAACCGCCGCTTGCGGAGGAGGTACCGGAACGGCTCCGCCGCTTTCCGGCGGTCTCATGCCGGCGGCCGCAGCGTCGCCCGGCCCGATCCAACACATCGTGATGATCGTGCAAGAGAATCGCAGCATCGATAATCTCTTTGCAACATTTCCTGGGGTAGACGGAGCGACATACGGCTATTACCTCAAACCCAGCGGTAAGACGTACGTCAAAACCAAGGTGAATCTGAAAGAGCGGCCGCTCAACGGCGGCCTCGACATCAATCACGCATCGCAAGCTTACAACGACGCGTGCGACGGCAAAGACACGTATCCCAAAAAGTCGTGCGACATGGACGGCTTCAACCTCGAAGGCATCGATGGCGCGAACTACGCCGGTACGTATCCGTACCAGTACATCAATCCAAACGACATCAAACAGTATTGGGCGTTCGCGAGAAACTACGGTATCGGCGATCATCTCTTTCAGACGCAGGGCAGCGGCAGTTTCACCGCCCATCAAGATCTCGTCGCCGGCGGTTCCAACATCGACGACACACATTGCGGATCGACCAAAGCCTGCGCGGTGATCGATTACCCGTCGAACTTTGCCAACTGGGGCTGCGGTGCGACGTCCGTAACCGTTACCTCGCTGCTAACCAAAGCCGGAAAGTACGAGCCCAACCTCGGACCCTTTCCGTGCCTGACGTACCCGACGCCGACCATGCGCGACTTGATGGACGCGAAAAACGTCACCTGGAAATACTACTCGCCGCCGTATTCCGGTGATACCGCCGGTGCGATGTGGAACGCCTTCGCGGCGATTTCGGCCGTATACAATGGCCCGGAATGGAAAACCAACGTCTCGATGCCGGAATGCAATATATTTTCGGACCTTTCGGGCGGCACACTCCCCAACGTTTCGTGGGTGGTTCCCGAACAGCAAAACTCCGACCACCCCAGTGGTCCGAGATCGATCGATCACGGGCCGCAGTGGGTCGGCGCCGTGATCAACGCGATCGGAAAAAGCCGGTATTGGAAGTCGACTGCCGTGATCGTTGTGTGGGACGACTGGGGCGGCTTTTACGATCACGAACCGCCGCCATTCTTCGATGAGATGGGTGGCCTCGGGTTCCGCGTTCCGCTGTTGGCGGTTTCGCCGTATGTCGCGAAAGGCACGATCTCGCACACGCAATACGAGTTCGGCAGCGTCTTAAAATTCGTCGAGTCGACCTTCAACCTCGGTTCGATGGGAACGACCGACGCGCGCGCCACGTCGATTGCAGATATGTTTA